In the Acropora muricata isolate sample 2 chromosome 1, ASM3666990v1, whole genome shotgun sequence genome, one interval contains:
- the LOC136931267 gene encoding fibroblast growth factor receptor 3-like isoform X5: MPLNINIIGGKDGGGYRCTADNGVGKALTKDVFVDVQFSPKVTLVQKVFVSREESASLKCEVKGNPTPTILWSPCDIGNLACDKQYLNISKVQTACANYTCTATNAVGVDSATTLLLIGGKNIYLRLSVSGECDNKASVWETLVKELPRVFANTTQNYSGAELLMVRCGSLIFDVVFKFSTDVAEDETLSIVQNAAANGKLGELSVTVSYYIEIPPDEQTKATAPTSITSKSDDNSSSSLIVTGVSIGAGVLIAVVVGLVILWVLIRRNSRKENTKGDYEMNQKERTEEYEISPRRLVKAEDAPESSISRPTYVNFQEVTQHSKMDSDPPHNEYAPLDLRTRSWEVAREDVIVEKIIGKGAFGQVAKGTAKNLSFRSGTRNVAIKMIKANAPESDKRDLKSELELMKTLKPHPHVIKLLGCVTESEPLLVLIEYVPYGDLLGYLRKSRGLNDTYYKDPDIKPKSNLTSQQLMKFAWQIADGMSYLSLRKVIHRDLAARNVLVGERETCKMTDFGMARDVQEENIYERKTKGRLPVKWTAYEALLYGQYTTKSDVWSYGVVLYEIFTIGGSPYPRMDGNKVVNFLQEGRRMQKPEHVDNKLYQIMMNCWQSEPEIRPSFADLTQQLKQMEHQHKRLLNMHIYDNAMYANLEDLNV, from the exons ATGCCATTAAACATCAATATCATTGGGGGAAAGGATGGAGGAGGCTACAGATGTACTGCTGATAATGGTGTTGGAAAAGCTTTGACAAAGGATGTCTTTGTTGATGTTCAGT TTTCTCCAAAGGTTACACTTGTGCAGAAAGTCTTTGTTAGCCGTGAAGAGAGTGCATCACTTAAATGTGAAGTGAAAGGAAACCCAACACCTACAATTTTGTGGAGTCCTTGTGATATAGGAAATCTTGCCTGTGATAAACAATACTTGAATATTTCAAAAGTGCAGACTGCATGTGCCAACTATACCTGTACAGCAACCAATGCCGTGGGAGTAGATTCAGCAACCACACTTCTTC TTATTGGAGGAAAGAATATTTACTTGAGGCTGAGTGTAAGTGGAGAATGTGACAACAAAGCCTCTGTTTGGGAGACACTAGTGAAAGAG CTCCCCAGGGTCTTTGCCAATACCACTCAAAATTACTCTGGAGCAGAACTACTCATGGTAAG atgTGGAAGCCTGATCTTTGATGTGGTCTTCAAGTTCAGCACTGATGTTGCAGAAGATGAAACTTTATCCATAGTTCAAAATGCGGCTGCAAATGGAAAGCTTGGAGAATTAAGTGTGACTGTGTCATATTATATTGAAATTCCACCTGATGAACAAACTAAAGCCACAGCACCAACCAGCATTACTTCAAAATCAGATG ACAATTCCTCATCCAGTTTGATAGTTACTGGTGTTTCCATTGGGGCTGGGGTTCTCAtagctgttgttgttggattAGTGATTTTGTGGGTGCTTATAAGAAGAAACTCGAGGAAAGAAAACACCAAAGGTGATTACG AAATGAACCAAAAAGAAAG AACTGAGGAATATGAAATTTCACCACGCAGACTTGTCaaa GCTGAAGATGCACCAGAAAGCAGCATTTCTAGACCTACATATGTGAACTTCCAAGAGGTAACTCAGCATTCTAAGATGGATTCTGATCCACCCCACAATGAATATGCGCCACTTGATTTGAGGACACGCTCTTGGGAAGTAGCAAGAGAGGATGTGATAGTAGAAAAAATCATTGGTAAAGGTGCTTTTGGTCAGGTTGCCAAGGGAACGGCAAAGAACCTATCGTTCAGATCTGGCACAAGAAATGTCGCCATTAAGATGATAAAAG CAAATGCTCCTGAATCAGACAAGCGAGACTTGAAAtcagaactggagctgatgaagACACTTAAGCCGCATCCACATGTCATCAAACTGCTGGGATGTGTCACAGAATCTG AGCCCTTGTTGGTGTTGATCGAGTATGTCCCCTACGGTGATCTCCTTGGTTACCTGAGGAAGAGCCGTGGATTGAATGATACTTACTACAAAGACCCGGATATCAAACCCAAATCCAATCTGACGTCACAACAGCTGATGAAATTTGCTTGGCAAATTGCTGATGGAATGAGTTACTTATCACTGAGAAAG gtcattcaCCGGGATCTTGCTGCTCGTAATGTTTTGGTTGGAGAAAGAGAAACCTGTAAAATGACAGACTTTGGAATGGCCAGGGATGTACAAGAGGAAAATATCTATGAACGAAAGACGAAG GGTCGGCTGCCAGTAAAGTGGACAGCATATGAAGCTTTGTTGTACGGacaatacacaacaaaaagtgaTGT ATGGAGTTATGGAGTTGTTCTTTATGAAATATTCACTATTG GTGGTTCGCCATATCCGCGCATGGATGGTAACAAAGTTGTCAATTTCCTTCAAGAAGGCCGCAGGATGCAGAAACCAGAGCACGTGGACAATAAATT GTATCAAATCATGATGAATTGTTGGCAAAGTGAACCTGAAATTAGGCCGTCATTCGCTGATTTAACGCAACAGCTGAAACAAATGGAACACCAGCACAAG aggtTGCTCAACATGCATATATACGACAATGCAATGTATGCAAACTTGGAAGACTTGAACGTATAG
- the LOC136931267 gene encoding tyrosine kinase receptor Cad96Ca-like isoform X6, with the protein MSLLMFSVTLVQKVFVSREESASLKCEVKGNPTPTILWSPCDIGNLACDKQYLNISKVQTACANYTCTATNAVGVDSATTLLLIGGKNIYLRLSVSGECDNKASVWETLVKELPRVFANTTQNYSGAELLMVRCGSLIFDVVFKFSTDVAEDETLSIVQNAAANGKLGELSVTVSYYIEIPPDEQTKATAPTSITSKSDDNSSSSLIVTGVSIGAGVLIAVVVGLVILWVLIRRNSRKENTKGDYEMNQKERTEEYEISPRRLVKAEDAPESSISRPTYVNFQEVTQHSKMDSDPPHNEYAPLDLRTRSWEVAREDVIVEKIIGKGAFGQVAKGTAKNLSFRSGTRNVAIKMIKANAPESDKRDLKSELELMKTLKPHPHVIKLLGCVTESEPLLVLIEYVPYGDLLGYLRKSRGLNDTYYKDPDIKPKSNLTSQQLMKFAWQIADGMSYLSLRKVIHRDLAARNVLVGERETCKMTDFGMARDVQEENIYERKTKGRLPVKWTAYEALLYGQYTTKSDVWSYGVVLYEIFTIGGSPYPRMDGNKVVNFLQEGRRMQKPEHVDNKLYQIMMNCWQSEPEIRPSFADLTQQLKQMEHQHKRLLNMHIYDNAMYANLEDLNV; encoded by the exons ATGTCTTTGTTGATGTTCAGT GTTACACTTGTGCAGAAAGTCTTTGTTAGCCGTGAAGAGAGTGCATCACTTAAATGTGAAGTGAAAGGAAACCCAACACCTACAATTTTGTGGAGTCCTTGTGATATAGGAAATCTTGCCTGTGATAAACAATACTTGAATATTTCAAAAGTGCAGACTGCATGTGCCAACTATACCTGTACAGCAACCAATGCCGTGGGAGTAGATTCAGCAACCACACTTCTTC TTATTGGAGGAAAGAATATTTACTTGAGGCTGAGTGTAAGTGGAGAATGTGACAACAAAGCCTCTGTTTGGGAGACACTAGTGAAAGAG CTCCCCAGGGTCTTTGCCAATACCACTCAAAATTACTCTGGAGCAGAACTACTCATGGTAAG atgTGGAAGCCTGATCTTTGATGTGGTCTTCAAGTTCAGCACTGATGTTGCAGAAGATGAAACTTTATCCATAGTTCAAAATGCGGCTGCAAATGGAAAGCTTGGAGAATTAAGTGTGACTGTGTCATATTATATTGAAATTCCACCTGATGAACAAACTAAAGCCACAGCACCAACCAGCATTACTTCAAAATCAGATG ACAATTCCTCATCCAGTTTGATAGTTACTGGTGTTTCCATTGGGGCTGGGGTTCTCAtagctgttgttgttggattAGTGATTTTGTGGGTGCTTATAAGAAGAAACTCGAGGAAAGAAAACACCAAAGGTGATTACG AAATGAACCAAAAAGAAAG AACTGAGGAATATGAAATTTCACCACGCAGACTTGTCaaa GCTGAAGATGCACCAGAAAGCAGCATTTCTAGACCTACATATGTGAACTTCCAAGAGGTAACTCAGCATTCTAAGATGGATTCTGATCCACCCCACAATGAATATGCGCCACTTGATTTGAGGACACGCTCTTGGGAAGTAGCAAGAGAGGATGTGATAGTAGAAAAAATCATTGGTAAAGGTGCTTTTGGTCAGGTTGCCAAGGGAACGGCAAAGAACCTATCGTTCAGATCTGGCACAAGAAATGTCGCCATTAAGATGATAAAAG CAAATGCTCCTGAATCAGACAAGCGAGACTTGAAAtcagaactggagctgatgaagACACTTAAGCCGCATCCACATGTCATCAAACTGCTGGGATGTGTCACAGAATCTG AGCCCTTGTTGGTGTTGATCGAGTATGTCCCCTACGGTGATCTCCTTGGTTACCTGAGGAAGAGCCGTGGATTGAATGATACTTACTACAAAGACCCGGATATCAAACCCAAATCCAATCTGACGTCACAACAGCTGATGAAATTTGCTTGGCAAATTGCTGATGGAATGAGTTACTTATCACTGAGAAAG gtcattcaCCGGGATCTTGCTGCTCGTAATGTTTTGGTTGGAGAAAGAGAAACCTGTAAAATGACAGACTTTGGAATGGCCAGGGATGTACAAGAGGAAAATATCTATGAACGAAAGACGAAG GGTCGGCTGCCAGTAAAGTGGACAGCATATGAAGCTTTGTTGTACGGacaatacacaacaaaaagtgaTGT ATGGAGTTATGGAGTTGTTCTTTATGAAATATTCACTATTG GTGGTTCGCCATATCCGCGCATGGATGGTAACAAAGTTGTCAATTTCCTTCAAGAAGGCCGCAGGATGCAGAAACCAGAGCACGTGGACAATAAATT GTATCAAATCATGATGAATTGTTGGCAAAGTGAACCTGAAATTAGGCCGTCATTCGCTGATTTAACGCAACAGCTGAAACAAATGGAACACCAGCACAAG aggtTGCTCAACATGCATATATACGACAATGCAATGTATGCAAACTTGGAAGACTTGAACGTATAG